The genome window GAATAAAGAAATAATATTAGAAGCAAATAGGGAAGCATCTTCGTTTTCCCATCAAAAGGATATGCAATTTTAAGGATAAAAAAAAGTACGCAAAAGTCTATTTTTACCAAAGTGGTTTTTTACTTGCCCAAAGTCGGGTTTGGCTTTGTGAAAGATTTTTGTGAAAGATTTTATAGCTTGCTAAAAAGATACCCTTCTTGGTGAAAGTGCTGCAAAAAAAGTGGCAGCGCGTATTCCAGATTGCGCCGCGCCTTCAAACTGTCGTGAAAGGTAACGATAGACCCTGCTTCGGTATTGCCCAACGCCACCTCCAAACAGGCTTGGGGGCTTAGTTGGGCATCAAAATCGCCCGTTAGCACGTCCCACATCACAATTTGATAGTGTTGCGCAACCGTTCTTACCTGTGCAGGGGTCATTTTCCCATAGGGAGGGCGAAAATAGCGAACCGCAGGCGCAGCCTTTTGAGAAAGAATATTTGTTGTTTCTTTTTGTATAATTTGGGTGCAATTTTCTATATTTTCCCAATAAAGAGTAGCCTGTGTCTGCCAACCGTTGAGATGATGAAAGGTGTGATTGGCTACGGTATGCCCTGCCTCTACTACCTTTGCAAAAATATCGGGGTGCTTTTTGA of Hugenholtzia roseola DSM 9546 contains these proteins:
- a CDS encoding polysaccharide deacetylase family protein, with the translated sequence MYFHKSHKALTWVFPCLLWQKKTAEKEIFLTFDDGPIPEVTEFVLENLALYQAKATFFCVGDNIKKHPDIFAKVVEAGHTVANHTFHHLNGWQTQATLYWENIENCTQIIQKETTNILSQKAAPAVRYFRPPYGKMTPAQVRTVAQHYQIVMWDVLTGDFDAQLSPQACLEVALGNTEAGSIVTFHDSLKARRNLEYALPLFLQHFHQEGYLFSKL